The nucleotide window tgtcagtgtgtcagaagcattcgaaagatatccttcgacatcgaaagaccatctttcgatcaaagacagctcgatagataagcatctttcgagtagtctttcgaagtctaagcattatctttcgttccaggaatctattcgaaggatagttgttcgaaagataaggatttatctcgaaagataaggatctttcaagagtgaatctttcgaaattttgaatctttcgaaaccattgctcgaaagtcaacagtgatctttcgaacactgttgatcattcgaacaagtgttgatctttcgtttgtggtctgtttattgttaacaagtttctgtttttcagatctttcgaaccaggatccttcggctgtgtgtgatctttcggaataTTCATTTAGCATTTATTTTTCTTAtcaaagatgaatccgagttggtggggaactccggctccagacagtggaaaatatacaagttcgggttccactccctcatggttGGGTACACCgactccagacagtggaaaatacacgtgtacaagtttatctccatcatgggccgaatctcccacaccacctcgaattactgcagaaatgtgggcatcagttaccaatcaaaagcaaagtgaaccgaaaataacaacagattggtttggcaatccaatacaagttcctgtaaagtcagctccaaccacagacttgtatggaaatccattacccccagttggtttacaacaccatcgttctactgtagaaccatcatctcttgatccaaagaacagtagtcagacaaaatcggcgttgtatgctgaaattgtcaaaaatgcaagcaatggtgaatcctcgggaaatgatgacagttctgaacatgacagaagttcagatgaagatgtctcaacttcagttgagggtgatacaacttcaagttcaagttcaagcgaggatggatctgaatgtgaaccatcaagggaggttattaattctgatgcagaaaggccaacacctgagagtgattccagtcaggtatgtgtcgataaACCCACTGCTGTAGATTATGATAATTGTGCTAGACTAAGAGTTAAGTGTGCTGATCTagaagcaaacatgtctgagttgcaaggcaaacatgatgctttacaagctagtttgtttgacttgcaagacaaacatgtttcattgaatgccaagtggtgtgaattgcaaagcaaacacgaagctttgcaagaaaaatatgatgtgacatttatccacaaccagaagttgaccgtggatctttcaaaatgcactgaagccaacatgttttatgagaaCCATGAAAAAGAGCTTAAGTCGGTAATTGAGAACttgaagaaagataaaaccgaattaacaaaaatggtttccagaaaacaaactgacataaatttgtatatatctcgccttgagactatgcaaaaagagatggcttgtgtgaaaaccgaaagtgaggcgatccaacttaagctagacagttatttgagctctagctatgtgttggatcacatcattgacgtttagaaagaaaaacgggatgtcacatgcataggctacaagaaatgtccaccaccagtgagacacaattatgatgcattgcctgacgaggaggatagagtgttctttgaaccatctgttcctctagatgtaaaggagtttgcaACAAGACTCGGATATAAGAAAGATGTATCATCcgattcagatgtatcagcagatacatgtgtgtcttctgctgaactgaatcaggatcctccagtcattactgaggatgctgattcttctgatgatgaagctgatgatgctgtcccagcaaagtctgatgcggtagtcaaaaatgaggacatacctctcgagaatcacattctatgtgagccttctgcaaaacccgctaagactgttgcaatcgagtcctcgtctgcacaagagtcggagggtgtgaacttgctgtacacgcttgttggtgatgataaaatctactctgacaaagattttccgattaagaatgttaatcaatcattAATCAGTGAAGTCTTtcaaaattcgacaagtaagtttttgggaaagacaggatcacgtgttacagttacacagtgtcctcctattccaaaggctgaaattcgaaaacaatatggcaatcagaaattaccaacagagaagaggcagccaaatcataccaaacctaaaggaaaagcaccgactcagggtcagaagaaacagacccaaaagaaaaacaagaatgtgaactttgtgaaatctaagggaacggacaaaatcgaaacttttgagaacaaatctaacttagattttgttaaacaagcaacagtgttgaaaagaaatgatccaaactgttcaaaacctagtacctcaggatcacaaagttcatcatcgtcggcaagacgatcacatgatgcttcggggattgttgaacgaagatattgttttgaatgtggtacaattggacatataattcgaaattgtccatatcttcataagttgaaagcaaaggctgatgatccccgtgaacaaaatcatgccgcccaagagaatagaaaaggcaaacagggcgaaaacaagaaaaaggatcggaagataaacttcgtgaaatcaagagggactgataaaattgatactttcaaaaacaaatccaacaaggattctgttaaacaaagtaaaattttgaaaagaaacagtcaaaacaactatacacaacaaacaaacggttgtgatgtaggaccaagtacctcaagatcacgaagttcatcatccagctattgcagttatgatactccgaggtttgttgagcggagatcatgctttgaatgctgtgagtacagacacatcattaagaattgtccatatctcaccaagggaAAGTCAAAAGTTGATGGCCCCCATGGTAATAATTACCCTAAACGAtttgtttcaccaaaacaggaccctcgttttgttaaacaacgagaaaagaaacagaaaaagaaacaaagaaaagaagttgaaaaagttttaaaatcggaggtcatccaaacaaaatctgttaaatcggatgttaaacatgaaaaacagaaacagatttggataccaaaaccggtaactgtttcagggggagctgcatcaattccgaatcatcgggaaatggatgttacaattctcgatgatgacggacgacccaagtctgtgaaggcttgggtccccctctccaactaatctctaaatgagtgtgcaggatgttccaggaggaactattgatagtcttaggattgttgatagtggagcgtccatgcacaagattggcaacataaggctccgaaatattgttacaaactaggagaatgttgttgccattgatggagagagaggaaagaaaaagaagaagaatatgttggtgaaagaatgtggttgaatgaagttgcaaaattcgaccagatgaagaaagtgccaaaatttggttgttacggtttttgatcgggtcctcaggaaagattccaatgaaatgtgtgcggatgccttggcatggatagaacaaccgcacactacttctcaagaggaagacaaagaccttcgctggtgcaacgtggaagaccagccggaaccaAAGGTGTTTGATcatgttgctgtgaagagattctccagtagctacaaaatcgactttgaagtccacaccgggtggatatccagtttgggagagtgctcagattccttgcaatgcatgaatcagttgcaggatacggtttttaaaatttctaatctctcctatacttgttgatttttaagctgctttatgaattattatcatctcatacagcactctttgacctctttgacctgacacattGAACTttaatatcacctcacacgtgatcgtttcaatatgaaactcatcaatgttgtcatggtccacaccgatgaccaacgtgccgacctttttaccaaagcatttgacaaatcaagatttgactttttattattggtaaacggcattaaggtcaagcaagagtaaaccaacatcggaaaatcatttttgtaaatacctttgtgttttaaatttgtcttagtttattgattttagggggagtaaatccaaaaatctgaaaatccaaaaacatcgaaaaatttcaaaaacacaaaaacaatagaaaaacaaaaatgagtttcctggcaagcaaaagagaaaatgatagtacatcagtgctctatccaaacctctttaaaccttaaaatgaaaaacgataagcagctctatataagatgtatcggtaggctcacaatcattttaaagtgtgcagggtgatataaatcttaatcgactgaagaccaggtgggaaccattcattggcatatggtcttagtaccgaaatttcgtttgatagattgccgaggttctgagatattcggtctttatgctgcttatcatctgagtatcatggttgtatcttttaccgaaaaataacggggacgcaagtctagatcttccatgatactatacatacgtgtacataatacatactgcattcgacctcaataagtgataaacaatcacatgtccatatcaaataagtgataaaatatcacatttatccgggtgtcaagttcgtctctctgctgtacggaagtactgacctgttcacggacttgctcctgtgccctcatgcatatgaaaatcaagttcctcattaataagtgattctatcacatagggcttgttttcaaatcaaaataagtgagaatctcacatcatatacggtcaaacagatgataatcggtatattcaccggtaagatgaaccctcgtgcataccttgatacgggaatgtgtcgtgatgtggatgaacaccggtcggtaagtataaatcataccttaacgtatcccctcgccatgattacatctgataagttgagcttaagtggacaacaataccgatgattgttataggatgcttatcttaatgttaactaattgaacaaaaagagcgttttggcatgaccgtacactgatatgattctcttaccctcgaaactcacaaaaagaatgtctgtatatatttatttactgctttcagtctttacatttgaaaaattcaaaaagccaaaaagattttatttctgctttattttcgatcgtacgatgttggaactctagtcttcgttacctgaaacctgaacgaaaaccgaattgactaaatcttcataaacggtcgaaatttgcatgttttgaaagttaaagactaaaattgacaaatttattaaactttcaaactgtcggacggtgtttgactgtgacatggtcatacgtgtgtcatttgtttatgttaactatattccaagcagttgttctcattacgcgtttagatttcttgcatgtgcagattctaaaggctaggagaacatggtcgatgacaagcttcggaatgaagacatgacgtgaaggcactcaaaagatgaaattgatcgagttgccgctgaccatcatcaacaccacaaggatctcacttcataaagatcaagtatttcacgagcataactcaagggggagcttatgttaagggggagtctgttcacacacttcctacatgatacggctagtttgttgatacactctctgctttcaagacgtgaaggctttgaagatcctccgactttgaaggCTTGAAAgaacatcagagtcttgaagacatgaagatcaaagatgatcaagatcgagacaaatctgcaaacatcgaagatcgagacaaagctacagccaagggggagtttgttggtgcacttgtgtctgtactttgtctgtattctgtcacgatgtaaaacgatgtccttgttagtctgtaagttgaccaagtcaaccgtcctcctggtttgacttggaccaACAGTTAGGAATATGTTTgtaaagtgtctgagtcgaaagatgggccatcgaaggattatgtctatccttcgatgagctcgaaagatgtcCAACGTAGGATATTGTtgaacctcgaaggatataccatccttcgaggtaaatatggatccttcgagggctttgtgatcgacagatgatctttcgGTCATTCTgaatgatccttcgaccagacctgctgtgtatgggtataaatacccatgcagtgtgttagacaaagatagatgcacacagaaaGATACACTAGAGAgattcttgagagcattctgtccgaaacacacacacacactagagagtttgcaaaactgatttgtaaacattgtgcttgtaaccggaacctttcattcgcattaatacaagtggtgttaatcggtgaatctttgtgtgtttgtgtttgtgcttgtttcatcccggtttgctcactagcttggattccgcacttgctagtgggttagtataacaaggttaaggttggaCCTCATCCTCCAGAGGGACCTACAAAAGCTTTAAGCGGAAGCGGTTTACATATTTAACAAAAATCGATTATATACATATATGATTATGGCCGATTTTGATTTTATAAAATATGTTTGATTTATTAATCCGATTAATAAATATTCCCAATCAGGATCAAGGTTATACgcgtataaacaaataaatagaaAAACAACCATAGAGGGTTTTAGTAATCAAACTTTGACGACTACACCGTGATTGTAACACGCGGGTTACAACGAATCCTCGCTAGTAGGAAATTCACAACCGAGCACGAGATACCCAAAGGTAGAACCGACCAAAAAGATGAGGCGGTGAAGGTGCTCCGGTTCGTGGCGGTGGCCCTAAGAGGGAGGCGGCCAAACTTGGGAAGGAAGTTAGGGTTTTGTTTTTTTGATAAAAGATATCATTAGGGTTTGCACCTTAATGTTCCTTTTATAAAAACCAATCTTACATTAAGTCCTCTACGGTTATACAATTATAACCTcttaataataatctaattaatattaataaagtACTCACGTCCCACTATTATGGTTTATATCTCGGGTTAGATTAATTAAGAGGCTTAATTAAGCTACTAAACCGGCCACTTATACAAATATAATAGTTAATGACACAAATAATATCCCTCTAAAAGATGGTGGGTGATGGATAACATAGAAATTCAGAATATATTCCAACATCAACAAATAATATATAACTATTTTATCACCACCTCAAAAAGCAACTACAAATATAATAGTTAATGACATAAATAATTGCCAAATTCCAAACATCCTACTTGTCCATCGCCATGCAGGGTTGGGTCTTGATCTTTAATTAGGATTAGACCCTTGCTTTCTTGAGTTAACACGCATTAACAAAAATGAATCCCAAATTCACGTACTATCCTAACATTTTTTGAATGTTGCGTTCATGTAATTAATTGTATAGGTTGaaggccgttcaaaaaaaaaaattgtataggTTGAAGCCTAACTAACGATTTGATTGATTAATTTGACATATTTGTCATCACCCTAAACCATATCCATGTCTTTTCTCCATCAATAAATTAGCAAACTTTTTAGCCATTAAAAAATAACTTACTACTGCATTTCTTTCATATGGCTTAATAGTGGGGTTCCAATAAGATTAGTGCATTTAATTATATATGTCGGAATAGCAATATCCAAAATTGAAGAAGGTAACAAAATGTATTAAATTTACGTATAAATTAGTAATAATGATGGATCAAGCATTATTAGAAATTTAGGATAGAGAACAATACTTCATGGATAACATTTAAATTAATCAACCTACTAACGAGGGATAGAGCCAACATGGTATATATTCCGTTGGTCAGAGCGTTTTCCACTAAATGGTTTCCTCTTGGAGACTCTCAAGTTCGAATCCAACAAGTGTATGCTAATAGTCCGGAAGAACACCACTCTTCTAGGATTTGAACCTTGGCCGGTAAGGTACCGACATATATAGCCCTGCCATGTTGCAAACCAATTGCATGGAAGCCgttaaaaaaagaagaagaactaACCAGGGTTAGAGCACCTCCTATGGTACCTCAGACGAAAGCGGAAGATTAGGTAGCAAACGTGGAATCCAAACGCCACATTAGCTAGAAGACCCGTCGGAATGGATACAACCGGACATAAATGATGGTGGTTCCTTCTTACAcacagccccccccccccctctttctCGTCACACACAGTGTATAAGGGTGCCTCGTGATGCAAATGAGAGCACAGAAACACTGGAAATCATGTGACATGTATTTTTTTAGTCAAAGCAATGTAGAGCAACACCAAACTCAAATTTAAGATAAGAAAATACTCGTTTTTAtattgtaatttaaaaaaaaagcatCGACTTATGAAAAAATCAACAATATGTCATAAAAGTTTTAATTACCTAAACTTTTAAAACTATGTAAGATTACCTTTTTGTTCCACTCCATATATGTATTATGATATAGTATAGATATTAACAAAGTGGTGTTTGAAAGTAGACATAAGATTGAAGAGAAAATGACCATGTTTGAATAATCAATGGATATTTGATGTAGCTGCTGACATGTCGCGTTGGTGAGCATTTGAAACTTGATGCATCGGATATCaagttgagggtttctagttctAGATGAAGAGCTTATTCAATTGAttatgtatgtataggtgtgtatgtatatatatatatgtgtatctATATACATATTCAGATATATGTGTATCTATATACATAGAGTCGTTTGTTTATTAGATACAATAATACgttaagaaccatgagaaccacatAACGCAcagtatgtgtgtatatatacacatattcaGATATATGTGTATCTATATACATAGAGACGTTTGTTTATTAGATACAATAATACgttaagaaccatgagaaccacacAATACACTTGTATTTCTTGCTTTGAATGTGTAGGTAGTTGTATCCGCTATTTGTTCTAATCTCCCTCTAAATCTAATTATCTATTATGCACCATGTGGTCCATGTACACATGACGAATATCTCGCATATGATACAATGTTTATTATTCCATATGAATATTAAGAAAGATTAATCGATCAATGCCAAGAAGAAACAGAAAAAAGAGAGTGATCCCCCCAACCTAAGAAGAAAGAATCACCAACAACCTCAAGATTATAACCTTCACACGGATAATGAAGCCTCAACAGCAATCTAGCCTGTGAAAGAGCATAACCACTGAGTGGAACTTTACGAAAACCAGCACTTACCATCATCACTTCCCATGATCTGAATCTTTCATGTCTCTCTTTCCGGCAATCTCCCTCCTCCGCTACTATGTCTGCGATCTCTCTCCCGAACCATACTTGCTCCACCTCAATTCTCTCCCGGCTGTTCGGCGGCAGCGTTGCTTCTAGCGACTCGAACACTGCAGTGTAATAATTCATAGCTTCCGTAAACCTTGATAAAAATATAGGGTTGTTGTGGTATGCTTCTTTTTCAGATAATGTAACAACTTTAGGGTTCATGGATTTGATCTTTCTAAGCAGTAACAAGAGCTTGTTGCGGTTGTTTAAATGACGGTGGAGATAAAGGTCAAAATTAACGGCTAGGGTTTCGGTAGGGAGGAGGAGTACGGCGGAGAGGTGGTGGATGAGGTGGTCAACGATTAGGGTTTGGTTGTTGGTGTTTGGGAGTAAGAGTGGGTGGAAAGTGAAGTTGAGTCCGAGTGAATGTGCGAATTTGGAGAGACGGTCACCGGTTTGCCGGAGGATGTTTAGGTTTGTACCGGTGGCAGTTAGGCGGAGAGATGGTGGAGGATGGTTGTTGGCGATGGCTTGCATTAGTGGTGGCCATTGAGCTCCATGAATGATATCGAAATCAATTATGTGAATGTTTTGTTGATGATCAATGAGTTCTAAGATGGCTTGATTAGCAGTGAACTGACTGAATCTGATGAAAGGAGTTATTTGGTTTAGGGACAAATAAGATGATTGAAGAACTGAATCATATTGATCACTGTAAATATCAATATTACAGCGTGGAGTCATCATGAAACTCTTTGGTGGATTGATTTTATGGAAGATAgggtggtgttggtggtggtggtggtggtggtggtggaggcggTGGGAGAGAGCTTTAGTGAATGAGTGGACTAATCTTTCGGATGAATCGCCGTCAGCGGATGAGTTGGACGAGAGGATGGAGATGAGGCGGTGGGCGGCGGAGAGATCAGACCCAGAGATCAGTTGGGCGGCGGTGAAGAGGAGTTGTCGGAGGTGGATGGACGGTAGTGGTACTGGTACTGGTACTGGTAGTGGtagtggttgtggttgtggttgcgGCAAACGTATTACGTGtaaatctttattatttttttgttgaTGTTGATGAGAGGATGGACCAAACATTTGTATAGTATTCATCACTAGGTTGTTTGATGGGTGAGTTAATTCATATATAGGCTAGGATGAATTGTTGTAGAACCCTAAAATCCCAACTACACATATAAGGTTAATCAAGTGTGACTGTTTGAGAATGCTTATTGCAACTAAAACACTTGAAGGAAAATGATGAGCGTGTGAGTGTTATTATACTATTGCAATACATGTAGACgcacaaacatacatacattacatacgtAATCTTGTTTCATTTTCATGTTGTCATCAATATATTGTTTGCTTAAATAAGGAACAAGTTGAAAAACACAACCTTTTGTCTAACTTCATTTCTCAATTTTCATGACACTTAAAATATTTCTTGATTCATAAATATTTCTTTTTGTAAGATATACACTACTAGTAAATTAAGCATGCAAGTATCATTGACGAGGGTTGCTATGATATCAACACACTACAAGAAAACCGAGCAATACCGGCGACATCAATAGCCGtgactaggggtgtaaacaagcctagaggctcgagagctactcgtgatcggctcggttaaaagctcaaACGAGTCaagccttaacgagcccgagcccgagctcgagccttaaATAGAGCTCGTTtggttatcgagcccgagctcgagcctgaaatacaaagctcgtttaggctcgcgagcccaaACGGACCAaaacaaaattttagtttttttatatataatacaataATGATGATTAGGGgaggggggtggtcactagtgaccatttttccatcactcataatatccaatcaagttccgccatgtcattaACCATTTttctatcactcacaacctttttagtgggggtggtaaTCACTCACCAcgacacccaacaatttccccccaaccaacaattcctCACACACAATCAATTTATCACGGCGTTAATTTTCTCACGCGTGCTTCTATCACTCGTTATAAACTTAAGGTCGGGGTGGGAGTTTTCTTTTTATCACTCGTTGATTTTCCCTATCACGCGTTATAGGTCCTCCACCCCGCCTCCccttaggggtgcaaacgagccgagccgagcccgagttcgaccaggctcgagctctaGCTCGTTTAACAtttgaaagctcgagctcggcttgattcgagctttatttctaaagctcgagctcggctcgatggtaatttttcaagctcgagctcggctcgggctcgactcgtttagtatttattaattaatttatattaattataattattattatacatataattaagttatttttttatatttatataaatggtaattattattatataaatatatgtttaatatattaataaaaaatatataaacagaaagctcgtttaggctcgcgagccggctcgagctcgataagcgaagctcgggctcgtttactaaacgagcttgttttttaggctcgggctcgagctcgtttaagctcggctcgttcgagctttttttcgagccgagctcgagtagctcgcgagtagctcggctcgtttgcacccctaatgatgatgataacattggtgagccgagctcgagccgagctttggctcgctTAATCGCTGTTgaaacgagctcgagccgagcttttagctcatTTGAGGTTGTTCTTGAAATAGTTTAAGCCGagtcgagtcgagccgagctcaagctttgGGTTTtgctcgcgagccgagctcgagctcagagAGGTAAGCTCGAACCAAGCCGAGCttgagctcgagcttcataaaaacataacgagccgagctcgagcctagttgggctcgggctcggctcggctcgtttacacccctagccGCGACACCGTGCAATAGCGGCGGCGATTGCTTTACCAGTCTTCGCTATTGCACGGCGTCGCGGCTATTGGAGTCGATCCGTGTGCTGCAACAAACAAACATTCTTGGCCCTTGATTGAAACATGATCCAATGGGTGTTGTCTTCCCCCTCAAACAAACACAATTCAATTGCACATCCATCTTCTTTC belongs to Helianthus annuus cultivar XRQ/B chromosome 5, HanXRQr2.0-SUNRISE, whole genome shotgun sequence and includes:
- the LOC110944110 gene encoding scarecrow-like protein 18; translated protein: MFGPSSHQHQQKNNKDLHVIRLPQPQPQPLPLPVPVPVPLPSIHLRQLLFTAAQLISGSDLSAAHRLISILSSNSSADGDSSERLVHSFTKALSHRLHHHHHHHHQHHPIFHKINPPKSFMMTPRCNIDIYSDQYDSVLQSSYLSLNQITPFIRFSQFTANQAILELIDHQQNIHIIDFDIIHGAQWPPLMQAIANNHPPPSLRLTATGTNLNILRQTGDRLSKFAHSLGLNFTFHPLLLPNTNNQTLIVDHLIHHLSAVLLLPTETLAVNFDLYLHRHLNNRNKLLLLLRKIKSMNPKVVTLSEKEAYHNNPIFLSRFTEAMNYYTAVFESLEATLPPNSRERIEVEQVWFGREIADIVAEEGDCRKERHERFRSWEVMMVSAGFRKVPLSGYALSQARLLLRLHYPCEGYNLEVVGDSFFLGWGDHSLFSVSSWH